DNA sequence from the Daphnia carinata strain CSIRO-1 chromosome 8, CSIRO_AGI_Dcar_HiC_V3, whole genome shotgun sequence genome:
GATTTTGATTTTAGGATTTTTCGGCATGTCATATAAAGATTGAATCATGGGTTTGTAATTAGGTGACGTCACGAATGAAATCAGGACGCTACTGTAAGCTGTCACTAGAACGAAACAGGCCGTGCACCAAGCCCCGGCCAGGAAACGAATCGTCAGTTTCTGGTCACGGCTTGTTCCACCTTGAGCTAGCAAACCTATGAGGGGTTTACGCGAAAGTTGTAAAATGATCAGTCTCTGCGTAAtgctttttcaaaatgttaccTTGTGATAGAATAACACCAAAAACGTATTGGAAGGCTCGTCCGATATCTTCAAATAATTTGCCGTTAGTTAGTTTAGTTTTAGTTGTTTTATTTGTCAGGTAATCTTTAATGCAATGGCTGATGCCATAGAGGCATAATATTGTCATTCCCATAGAGACTGCCAGAAAAATCCAGATCTATAAgccacaaaaaataaataaatagtcAAAAATATTATGCAAGTGCCCGACCTTTCTAATGCGCATAGAGTTTCGTACTCATACCTGTCCCTGGAATGGCTTCCAGACAGCCATGATATCAACCTCGGAACTCGGATACGGTATGACGAGACCAAATTGACCAATAACAAACGGATAAGGGAAATTGAGCTTCTGAAAACGGCTTGCTGTTATAACGATCCCTCCCAGGATGACATCAGCTCTCTGAAGACAAAAAAGGAATATAATAATTAAACGTTATGCCGTATTTGTTCTGCTTGCTGTCCCGATTGTGTTCTCGAGGCCTTTCCGGATGGGTTTCCCTTCTTATCTATTGATTTATTAAGAAATGAATTATCAATATAATTATTACCCCTTCCAAGATGTAGCTCATCAGACCTTTTCCGGCAGCATTGTTCTCGACGCTGTAAATATTGTCTGGTATAATTTCGTACCTGATTAAATTGCACTCAGTTTCAAGTTCACACCAGTTATGATTTGGCTAAGGGGAATCCCTAATATATAAACATACCTAAAATCCATTGTGTGAGATAGCCATTCTAAAACGGACATGGCGATCCCGCCGAGATTGGTAATATGGCCACTCGAATTTCTTGTAACGATAAGTACCGGAGGTAGCTGAAAGAGATAAAAATtatcttagaaaaaaaaatagaaacaaatacTAATGGCATTCTTTTGTGAAGTGATAAAAGCCCCTATCACGATTTGGAGACTAACGTGGAGAATCACAAAGCGCAGGTAAGCGCTGTTATTGTTAGTAGATCCGCCACGTAATTGGACGCCTCTTTCTGCTTCATAGCCGCTGCAAATCTGATGATTGCACACAAGCAATGATAGAAAAATGACCGATATGGTGGATAAAGTGGAATGACGGCCAGGGCTTGTTGCTAATG
Encoded proteins:
- the LOC130700252 gene encoding ionotropic receptor 93a-like — encoded protein: MISRMISRMQPLATSPGRHSTLSTISVIFLSLLVCNHQICSGYEAERGVQLRGGSTNNNSAYLRFVILHLPPVLIVTRNSSGHITNLGGIAMSVLEWLSHTMDFRYEIIPDNIYSVENNAAGKGLMSYILEGRADVILGGIVITASRFQKLNFPYPFVIGQFGLVIPYPSSEVDIMAVWKPFQGQIWIFLAVSMGMTILCLYGISHCIKDYLTNKTTKTKLTNGKLFEDIGRAFQYVFGVILSQGLLAQGGTSRDQKLTIRFLAGAWCTACFVLVTAYSSVLISFVTSPNYKPMIQSLYDMPKNPKIKITVNRGWSPDLLFTNAEDGIFKYLGDQLRNEPGLRCSETSQCMDRVRKGSSAYVQEYRTIRNYVGEDLKNTGRCDFTIAKQLFFSFGAGLAISKQADVEYYNRGMLKAHEAGFVDLWFARNSVDASRCLNPIRDIASEKQRVTLGGLSGAFLALGFGYGLSVLSFVGEFIFRRR